The Topomyia yanbarensis strain Yona2022 chromosome 3, ASM3024719v1, whole genome shotgun sequence nucleotide sequence gagtttttcactggCAAGagtaagttctatgtggacgacaaatttaagaagaagaaaatgtcgaagttcgcctccaaatgtctcatttggcaggccatctgctcttgcggactgaggagtgagcctttcgtgacaaagggcacagtaaatggcgaggtctacaaatctgagtgcctcgagaagcgccttttgccgttcttgtagcagcacgacgaagctccgctattttggccagatttggcatcatgccactattctaaaagtgtcctggagtggtatgaggccaattctgtccattttgttccaaaggacatgaatccgccaaactgtccggagctgcgcccggtggagtagtactgggcaatgatgaagcgggaacttcggaagagcaagaagatagtcaaagacgagaaggacatgttaagaaaatggataaaaactgagaaactggcaCCGGATGACACTGTTAAGACTTGGAGGGCATCAATCTCAACCTACTAGCACCGACGAAAATATACGTGGGCCCTCCACCACACTCCCCGAAGCTTAAGGGAGGTTTTCCGTAGCACACTGCGCCTACCATGCACTCCCCCGAAGGATTGTCCCCGTAGTCCCGTAGCTCATCCCACCATCTACCAACCTCCTACCAGACTCCATCTTCCAGGACACCGCGACCAAATCCACTCAATCGTGGGCTCTCTGCCATACCCTGACGGGGTGCTGGAGAGCAGAGTTAccaatattcaaattcattgaatgaaatttgataatattcagccgcattcatttccaatattcagtgacgcagctgaaaatgtcaaatgaacaaaccgcccattcatccatgcagatttgcattcgtctccgattattgaATTAGGTTCTGTATGGACACAGATAACCTCATTTTTCTTGACaattcgcttgtactgtttacatggacttagaaaaatttgtggacgactagattcgctcgaagtaaatcgtaaagaatttttctaagtccatgtaaacagtgcaAGCGACCTGTCAAAAATGAagactcagttcatttgtgacgtcaccgtaaagtattcaattcgaaaagatttttttaagtccatgtaaacagtataagcgaactgtcaaaaacgaacaCTTGAGTTCCTTTGTGGCTtgagcgtaaagtattcaatacatTACattgacgtcacaaatgaactcagtgttcatttttgacagttcgtatGTACTGTTTAAGGCTAGTTTGCAGatcggaaaacgtgtcacgggatttgggcccctgtgtattttaaatggaactCGGGATTTCATATCCCGTGACGGGAAATaggtctacacaaaaatgacagttttcctgaagtataaacccaaccgcgggaaacatcacggaattttaaaactctccacatgggaacaattcaacacaaattgtttccgacagggaaaatagtattttataaggtttgcaattcgctgcaagtttgatactgtttctatttttaagaagcagcagagttttttgtttgacagtttggagagatctcggcgggaaattttccctgatcaaatcccgacgcaaatcccgtgagccatttcccgaactgtaaactaacCTTTACATGGACttattattaaaattattaacgtttgcttcgagcgaatctagtcttccacaaaatttttcaaagtccatgtaaacagtacaagtgaactgtcaagaaaagtgaggttaactgtggcagtaaagaacctaatatgCTTTactggcatttgaaaacatttgcctagataattagtgaaatgaatattattgtacgatattcaactgaataaGTAACAAGTATttttaaatgaatattttttcttttcacCACGAGTCGAcccaggttcattttcagccgtcaaaaaagagctacgatcatttttaactctgctggAGAGTTTTTTCCGCGGCCCAAACCAACCTAGACAGCAACTGACCCCGTCAAGAGAAAATTACCACAAAATTTCAACAAATTGAAATGTAACATCTATCAATTGTAATTTATCTTTATTTCATGGACCAATGACCTATAGCTTaaggaataataataatattaattataataaggttttttgtatttttaaaggttatttttatttttttatccgTCACTATACGAATGGATCATTGTAGTagtttataaaatattattataattacGATTATATGAGTGAATTGCAGTTGTTGCtataattgattttgaattttcaggTAGATTCATATTATATGCCAAATAGAATGGGAACAGCGGATTCTATAATTGGCTCATTGACGATGTCTCCAACATCAGATCCACTCACTTCTATATCTTCTAATCCCCCATTGTCAATATCATGATAATCACTTCCAATTTCATCTCTTATACCGTCCAATATGGTCAGTTCTGTATTTGCAATATCATCAATTTGTTTATTAACTTCAAACGTCTCGTTTTCCTCGTTCGGTTCTTCTCCTCCAATAACGCCCACATTTTCAAGTATTTTTTCGACGAGTTCCTCTGCATCATCCATTTCTTTGTCAGGCGTTGTTGATTCAATCATATTCCTGGTGCTTTCGTCATTGGAGTCTACAACTTCTAGCACTTTATTTAGTTCTCCTTTGCCGATCGAAGCGACACTTTCTATTTCCTTCTCGACACTTTCCTGTGTATCTTCAATAACAGGGTCACTGACTTCTATTAGACCCTTTTCCAGGGTATCCTCATTCGATTTAGTCCTCGTTCCATTTTCCGTAGCTTCCAAAATACCTAAGATATCTTCTAAGCCTACGGATTCGTTCGAATCCAATTCCGGTAACGTTCCTTTGTGAGCATCATGGTAGCTCACCAAGGATACTATtaatttaacagtgttccgcaTAGTACTCAGTAGCGTATCAGCTATTTTTTGTACCATTAACGAaaccatttttgtattttcgatggcAGCCTCTAAACGAGCTGTTTGTTCTACATCTGTTCTGACTGTACTCTTGTCGACTTGATTACACAGATTTATTGAGGAACTTTGACAGCGCTTCCttaaaacaattgaaaaaaaattaataaatcatATTAACGAGTAGATTAAACTTCATACGATTCAGGTGGACAGATCTCACCAACTCGTTCGTCGCTTTTAACCCCAGTCGACTCGTCTTGAACGTAGCCTCCGAAGCCAGAAATAGTCGTTGGCCCATCGAAAGTACTCAGAACTGCTTTGAGCAATGGAAATTTTGCACCACTGCAAGATCCAGTTTGATCGTCGTAGTTTAGCAGGATCGATACACCTTTCAGTCCTCGCTTGATGCTCTGTAGGGCACGTTCACTAGCAGTTCCCGGTGTATCATAAACTAGTTTCGCTCGACCGTTCCAGGTACAAAACCGTTTCTGCTGATCGTACAATTTGCAAACCTATAAATGTACAGCTGAAAGAATTAGTAGTTCAAATAATTATTTAGACAAAAATGCTCACATGTCCGTAAGGTATAAATCCAATATCTGAGTGTTTACGCCTAAAAATGTCCACCTCAGTTGCTTGAGTGCTAACTACAATGCCTGCAGTTTGCACTCCGAGAATAATTTTATCCGTTCGAAAGCCAGCATCTATAGCACAATTTATTGACGAGTCGGAATATTTTCGGACACTAAAGGATTCATCGTTTCCGATACTGCGAAAGACTTCATTCATCGACAATAATACTATAAAGTCCAGGTATTCGTTTATTGCATGAACTAATGGGCTAGCAATCGGTAGCTTGCAGTCGATCTTAGTTGAGATCACCGCAGATGAGCTTAAATGAACCgccaacatttttaaaaatctagcgaaatttatctaaaatcgtgAAATGATTAGATATTTACGTTCATTCATCGTCAATTTGAAGACTTAACTTGATCAAACACCTCCAATTTAGTTGGGTCAAAATCCAATTCGACCCCGTCGTATAGACCCAGAGGAAGATTAACCCCGATCTGTTGAATCAACCGTTCACAACCAGCTTGTGTGCGCAGCATGTTGAGATCCTCGGAGGCGAACGGGATTGACAGCAAGATCTCAGCATGCGCTGCTACACCACGAatattggtgatttttttcgcACCGAGAAAAATTTCAGGGTTAAAATAGTACGCATCGTTGGTAACGATGATGTAGCTGCAGTTTGGTAACTGTCCGAGAATTGAGTCAAACATATCTGATTGCAGATTGACATAGCAGACGACTTCCACTGTAAACATAAGTACGGATTTAGAAACTGGTAAACAATCTGCGTATTAATCACAACTTACGGGAATTTGATGATCGATGAGGTGCTACGAAACTTGCGCATAGGGCTAGGAACAACCACTTTGCCGACGAGACCATTGCTCGCGTTCATTTCTAACTACAGACATGAACTAACGAGAAGCGGATTAGTGTCTATATAGAATTTCTCCAAGTGGGTACCAGTTGACTCATCGGATATAGAACATGTCATTGCTCATATGGAAGAAAGATCATGTTCGCAACGTTTCCATGACCACGCTTGGTGATAAAAAATATCGCCGTTAAACGTTAACTGTGTTGAAAACCATACTATTTATAAAATGGATTGTTGAGTTCCATAAGAAAATTGAGGAGATGCAGTGTATTACTGTATAAAGCTCATCACAGTTCCACTGCAGAACAGCGGCCAGTCGGAAGGTTATGTTTTTGATTATGCCAATTAGAAAATTAGGCAAACtgaaaatttgttgaacatagtAATCTGACGTAACAATGCCGGTTGTCATCCAAAATCTGAAGCGTTTATCTATACTTGAGACAATTGTCTCAACCTGGTTTCACATTCCtaatatgataggaaattatgattatgataatggttgatttcagaactctggaatgagtttctattggaatgtttttaggCAAGTATTTAATGATCAAGACCagtagatcagttacagatcaggatcgcattcccacaatttttcaaaggtcctcatgatgtttcaaaTAGTAGGTTATTAATATAttgatcagataattatcattgtaatattgaattaaatcagtcagcatcaataaattttcaatccaatttttattgGGAAAGGGGGGTGGGTGTGGTTAAATCCCAAAGCATCATGTTGGcctgcttggagttattcatttcgctttgcattttccaaaatatgtttcggatcgatccgatggttataagtcagaagattcgcgcaaatgaaaatttttgcaccgataaATGATCGagttccatctagacaacttggaattgttatGCTAGCGGTTatggatagaaaaatgaaatacgaaattcgttttatcgaaataatatttggctcatttaaatggattattactatattgaacaataaataggcgacaaagggaaatccacaaacaacaagccataacttttaaagtattcgaaatatgcaattgatgtcttcagtaaagtttttcgcaaaagtaagagctacaaatttgctgaaggcatcatcacaatacaatcacttccaagaaaatttatgaaaatgtctcactcttaggaggattaatcattaaaatcacaataccaaaagaaagggcatattgtatgctttaaattatccgaagatactattgacctaaaattatcccgttttggcgctaatactacattgaatgtttttgatcttatttctggctattagaaatgataaaaaattttcgtccgcatttaatgttaatcatctcttttgataatagtccgatttcaacaatctatagttcgttcgaaagttattcgtataagctttctaaaaatataaaacatgtTTAGTTACGTCGTCAACTTcggcagaaaatttaaaaaaaactgcaaaaaacgcgatttttgcaccttcaaacattcatatcttggaaactaaacatcaaaatcaaaaaccatttaaaagagttctgtctgggtgataggcgttttatttaaaaatggtttggataagatcggatcagccattgctgagaaacacgaatgagagtttgtccgttacatacacacacacgcacagacattgtcccaaatcgtcgagctgagtcgatcggtaaataagactcggccctccgggctcggaaaaaaatcttgaaagtttgagcgaattctatacatttcttttctaaaaaatgtaaaaattaactAAAGAACGGCATGCTCTGATCGGATTTATCAAAATGTGTTGCCATTTCTTGTTACTTTGTTAGTTGTGAAGCATAATCCATGCATAGGGTTCATTAAATCTAGTTTTGGAGAGCCAAAAAATGATCACCCTTTGTATGGGACCTttgcgtatttaatttgtatttgttagtactatgggaaaatacggatgaaaaatatatgaaatgctGTAACTTTTGAAGTTGCACACAAAAATAACAACTCATACcactttttaaaggaaataatcttagtactTGAATAGAGATATCTTTATTTCTCGAAAAATATGGGAAAgaggggtactgggtcattttgtccccaaaaacccctatttttaataatttttcagctTCGTGCTGCAAATCTTATATATTTTGTCGTTttttaatgtgaaaaaaatcttattatattaaggaggggggggggggggtatgtctggtgtaaagtgctcaaacggAAAGAAATttcgttttacgattttgaaggcaaggcaacaatggatctttcgtgtaatgttaagatttatttttacatttattgcgcacgaaaaaaaaatattttcacatgcgagcgttccaagagtaaaAATGAAACTGTAAGTTGACGCATATAAGAAAACacaatattgaaaatttaatatattaacaGATTCCGCTTTAAGTGGACGAAGAAAAACGAGGTTAGGAAAGGGAGATAGGTGCGAATAATGACAACACGAGACTTAAACGTAAGTAACACATTAAAACCTAAAACTAGAAGTGCAATTAAAACGAATATCATGCAAAATTATGACCACAACATAACTACCGTATAGGTGCGTAACATTGTACGATGTAAAAGCGAAAGGGACGAATACAGATAAGTTGGCGACAAACAACAGAGATTAGTTTAAAAATCAAGTGGCATAAAAGAGAGAACAAATTAAAACTTATGTTATCTAGCACATGCATTACAATATTTGTATacttgaaagtaatttaaaagcAATCAAAACTTCAGTATCGTATTGTTGATTTGGAAAGGTGTAACAAGTAGGAAGAACGGCAAAGTGAAAGGGAAACAAACAATTGTAAGTTACAAATTAAAAGACAATATGTTAGTTTGTATGTACtgaatcaaaattaaattggatTCCAGCTTTGATCTGCTGAACATAAGGCTGATTTCAAAGGGTTTGTTTTACTGTTAGTTCCGAACAATTGATCTTCGGACTATCCTCTCATACCGTGAAAGATAGCTGCTACAATTTGCTCCGCTTCATAGATACACTGATAAAAATCCGAACGTAATTTCTATTTGCTTAAAACTATTTGATATCCATatgaaaagatgggtgggtaatgtcagagacataaccggagtgaagtagaatacactttagaccggtaaattctgctctggaataagcaatttctatgcgattttgtcgactttagcacattcatagtttatttggagtatttttggaattatcaagttgacaatttgcaacattctttgaaaatattgttgaacttttatgaatgaaggcacgcaaacgagcgtttgaccgtcgtcctactaccagcatcagagaagtagcagatcagcatttttcgccacatgacctgtaccaaacaaaccgtaagtccaccggaggaaaggctccccgcaagcagttggcaacaactccctggcaaccctataccatcatatggagtttgacagcgaccgacatatatggggcgttatagctataaagccccaaagaattatgttcggcactatgctcgatattcaagcatttcacacgacgttttgcatcttgtgggatgatttaataatttaatttaatcgacattttgtaactaaatacagcttctaatcattcggctcaaactcaatgttttgcctttcatggcagtgatgctggctgtacagagacgtcgtccttgacaggggctggttggcaacgaaggccgtgtaaaagtgccccagtcacggttagcgttaagaagccccatcgctaccgaacagaaacagtcgccctgcgaaaaattcacagctatcagaaatcgagcgggcctaaattgtgacccaaaataaaccacaaaccaacaagttgttttcaggaccagccaattataaagtattattattataaatgaaattttccattgccttacaacctcccaccccctttccacccggcttgaataactatcaatcttgatgatgctgtgcggcgggggcactagtttttattatagtggaaaatttaggtttacgCGTTTTTCcctaaagttttttagctgtgctgttttcaaggaagttgtagttgaattcaaaataaaatagtttatttctgttgtcagagatggaccttccaacgaatactagtctggctcgcttggaatcgaattgtatggaccaaccactgctttcacaaaatctgttattttcagtaattgtacattctacagaattagtcacaactatttccaatcagcgcaaaaatcgaagattttcattcagtacaatagcagattttcacttttagaaaaacaggcaacattcaggccgaaaattttgaaacggagcacctatattgaaatgttagaaaacgttcgatttttgtaaattgaatcattacactaacctgcctacaaatcacacaaataacttttttattttgtgccattctacttgaaagcgacgatattgttcacaagtggctcacttaccatccaacgctcttggcaagccactttctgatgcttgtaataaaatttcaattcgattctttgtcgataaattgatggccctgaaaagggccttttctttgggcagttttcgaaatttacttggtgctggtgtatatggtaacagttttggtgccatcgaagacggcgtgcttggccaactcttctgacagcagcaaatggacggtggtttgaattttgcgggagatg carries:
- the LOC131693074 gene encoding uncharacterized protein LOC131693074, whose protein sequence is MVSSAKWLFLALCASFVAPHRSSNSLEVVCYVNLQSDMFDSILGQLPNCSYIIVTNDAYYFNPEIFLGAKKITNIRGVAAHAEILLSIPFASEDLNMLRTQAGCERLIQQIGVNLPLGLYDGVELDFDPTKLEVFDQINFARFLKMLAVHLSSSAVISTKIDCKLPIASPLVHAINEYLDFIVLLSMNEVFRSIGNDESFSVRKYSDSSINCAIDAGFRTDKIILGVQTAGIVVSTQATEVDIFRRKHSDIGFIPYGHVCKLYDQQKRFCTWNGRAKLVYDTPGTASERALQSIKRGLKGVSILLNYDDQTGSCSGAKFPLLKAVLSTFDGPTTISGFGGYVQDESTGVKSDERVGEICPPESKRCQSSSINLCNQVDKSTVRTDVEQTARLEAAIENTKMVSLMVQKIADTLLSTMRNTVKLIVSLVSYHDAHKGTLPELDSNESVGLEDILGILEATENGTRTKSNEDTLEKGLIEVSDPVIEDTQESVEKEIESVASIGKGELNKVLEVVDSNDESTRNMIESTTPDKEMDDAEELVEKILENVGVIGGEEPNEENETFEVNKQIDDIANTELTILDGIRDEIGSDYHDIDNGGLEDIEVSGSDVGDIVNEPIIESAVPILFGI